Proteins encoded within one genomic window of Petrotoga sp. 9PWA.NaAc.5.4:
- the rplQ gene encoding 50S ribosomal protein L17 — MRHRVKTNKLNRYASHRKALLNNLARSVFESESIITTTAKAKAVRPLVERIITKAKEANSTTSPERKVALNRDINRHFNDRKLVYKIVHEIAPRYENRNGGYTRILKIGYRKGDASELSILQLLPKEKEA; from the coding sequence ATGAGGCATAGAGTAAAAACTAATAAACTAAATAGATATGCTTCTCATAGAAAAGCATTGTTAAATAATCTTGCAAGAAGCGTATTTGAATCAGAAAGTATTATAACTACTACTGCGAAAGCAAAAGCGGTAAGGCCTTTAGTTGAAAGAATTATAACAAAGGCAAAAGAAGCAAATTCGACTACGTCACCAGAAAGAAAAGTAGCTTTAAATAGAGATATAAACAGACATTTTAACGATAGGAAATTGGTCTACAAAATTGTTCATGAAATAGCTCCAAGATATGAAAACAGAAATGGTGGTTACACAAGGATACTTAAAATTGGTTATAGAAAAGGGGACGCTTCAGAACTATCGATACTTCAACTTTTACCTAAAGAAAAAGAAGCTTAA
- a CDS encoding adenylate kinase, translated as MRLLFFGPPGAGKGTQAKIVAKEFNVEHISTGDILREAVNKGTDLGEKVKSIMERGELVPDEIMNELVKQKLEEVNSFILDGYPRTLEQAKFLDAVLKQIKKEIDAAVLIDVPEDEIVKRISNRRVCPNCGKVYNLITLKPKNDEKCDNCGTKIVQRDDDKENVVRERYRIYRKNTEPVIEYYRKNNKIVTVNGVQDVEEVTKELFNMLRRFRNNDNN; from the coding sequence TTGAGACTTTTATTTTTTGGGCCTCCTGGAGCCGGTAAAGGGACACAAGCTAAAATAGTTGCTAAAGAGTTCAATGTGGAACATATTTCTACTGGGGATATATTAAGAGAAGCTGTAAATAAAGGGACAGATTTAGGAGAGAAAGTTAAAAGTATAATGGAAAGAGGAGAACTTGTTCCTGACGAAATTATGAACGAATTAGTAAAACAAAAATTAGAAGAAGTTAATTCTTTCATTTTAGATGGTTATCCACGCACTCTCGAACAAGCAAAATTTTTGGATGCGGTTCTTAAGCAAATTAAGAAAGAAATTGATGCCGCCGTTCTTATAGATGTACCGGAAGATGAAATAGTGAAAAGAATCAGTAACAGAAGAGTGTGCCCGAATTGTGGAAAGGTATATAATTTAATTACTTTAAAACCTAAAAATGATGAAAAATGCGATAATTGTGGAACTAAAATAGTTCAAAGAGATGACGATAAAGAAAATGTGGTAAGAGAAAGATATAGAATATACAGAAAAAATACAGAACCTGTAATAGAATATTATAGAAAAAATAACAAAATAGTTACAGTTAATGGGGTTCAGGATGTTGAAGAAGTTACAAAAGAGTTGTTTAATATGCTAAGGAGATTTCGCAATAATGATAATAATTAA
- the rpsH gene encoding 30S ribosomal protein S8, whose product MWSDPIADMLTRIRNANSVGKESVEVPASNLKKAILDILKREGYIVDYKFIDDGKQGILKINLKYKGIRREKQKAIDGIVRVSKSGRRVYVNSRNIPKVKNGVGIAILSTSQGLMTDKEAREKKVGGEVICFVW is encoded by the coding sequence ATGTGGAGTGATCCAATAGCGGATATGCTGACCAGAATAAGAAACGCTAATTCTGTAGGTAAAGAAAGTGTAGAAGTACCGGCTTCAAATTTGAAAAAGGCTATTTTAGATATTTTAAAAAGAGAAGGGTACATAGTTGATTATAAATTTATAGATGATGGTAAACAAGGGATTTTAAAAATAAATTTAAAATATAAAGGTATCAGAAGAGAAAAGCAAAAAGCTATAGATGGAATTGTTAGAGTCTCAAAAAGTGGAAGAAGAGTGTACGTTAATTCAAGAAATATACCAAAGGTTAAAAATGGAGTAGGTATTGCAATATTATCCACTTCTCAAGGTTTAATGACTGACAAAGAAGCAAGAGAAAAGAAAGTCGGCGGAGAAGTAATTTGTTTTGTATGGTGA
- the rplF gene encoding 50S ribosomal protein L6, whose translation MPKSRIADKPTVVPVGVEVNIEGSKVTVKGKKGELFLELPNELVVKKEDNNIMVYGKDEYIMRTSDAKRITALRGTYTSHLRNMIKGVTEGFQKELEIIGIGYRAQLQGKKLILNIGYSNPVEFDIPEGINIEVPQPTRVVVKGIDKYLVGEVAAQIRKLRKVNVYSGKGIKYIDEIVIRKEGKKV comes from the coding sequence ATGCCAAAGTCAAGAATAGCTGATAAGCCAACAGTTGTTCCAGTAGGAGTAGAAGTTAATATTGAAGGTAGTAAAGTTACAGTAAAAGGGAAAAAAGGAGAATTGTTCTTAGAACTGCCTAACGAACTCGTTGTTAAGAAAGAAGATAATAATATAATGGTTTATGGAAAAGATGAGTATATAATGAGAACTTCTGATGCAAAAAGGATCACAGCGTTACGTGGAACATATACGTCACATTTGAGAAATATGATTAAAGGAGTAACCGAAGGTTTTCAAAAAGAACTTGAAATAATAGGGATAGGTTACAGAGCTCAATTACAAGGGAAAAAATTGATTTTAAATATAGGTTATTCAAATCCGGTAGAATTTGATATACCTGAAGGAATTAATATAGAGGTACCACAACCTACAAGAGTGGTAGTAAAAGGAATAGATAAATACCTTGTAGGGGAAGTAGCTGCCCAAATAAGAAAATTGAGAAAAGTGAATGTTTATAGTGGTAAAGGTATAAAATATATAGACGAAATAGTTATAAGAAAAGAAGGAAAGAAAGTTTAA
- the map gene encoding type I methionyl aminopeptidase: protein MIIIKTDEEIVKMRRAGNKLARLLDDLIPSILKEGINGEDVEKYVLTYMDKENAIPTFKGYNGYRYAINFSLNEEVVHGFPLKSKVLKNGDIVSIDCGLTYSGYIADAARTYIIGEVSQREKELVDSTKESLYLGLKKAVVGNTIGDIGYEIQSFIESKGFSVIREYVGHGVGRRLHEDPQIPNYGEPGRGPKIRKNMTLAIEPMVTMGSYEVDILDDGWTAVTVDKSKAAHFEHTIAVTDNGPEILTVLK, encoded by the coding sequence ATGATAATAATTAAAACAGATGAAGAAATAGTGAAAATGAGACGGGCAGGTAATAAGCTGGCCCGCCTCCTTGATGATTTAATTCCTTCTATTTTGAAAGAAGGCATTAATGGAGAAGATGTTGAAAAATATGTGTTAACTTATATGGATAAAGAAAATGCGATTCCTACCTTTAAAGGATACAATGGATATAGATATGCTATTAATTTTTCCCTAAATGAAGAAGTTGTACATGGGTTCCCCTTAAAAAGTAAAGTTTTAAAGAATGGGGATATAGTTTCTATTGATTGTGGATTAACATACAGTGGTTATATTGCTGATGCCGCACGCACCTATATAATTGGTGAAGTTTCCCAGAGAGAAAAAGAATTGGTTGATTCTACTAAAGAGTCTTTATATTTAGGGCTAAAAAAAGCCGTTGTAGGGAATACGATTGGAGATATAGGTTATGAGATTCAAAGTTTCATAGAAAGTAAGGGGTTTTCTGTAATAAGAGAATACGTAGGACATGGGGTTGGTAGAAGATTACATGAAGATCCGCAGATTCCTAACTATGGAGAACCAGGTAGAGGACCAAAAATTAGAAAAAATATGACATTAGCAATTGAGCCTATGGTGACTATGGGAAGTTATGAGGTAGATATTTTAGACGATGGATGGACAGCGGTTACTGTAGATAAATCCAAAGCAGCTCATTTTGAACATACCATTGCTGTAACTGACAATGGTCCTGAAATTTTGACTGTTTTAAAATAA
- the secY gene encoding preprotein translocase subunit SecY, with translation MFKAFRNVFKIPELRDRVIFTLLALIGFRIGIYIPIPGINVQAWQAALGGAAEGAIGGFIGFFDVFAGGALSNLSIFVLSVTPYITASIIFQLLASIMPRLKEMLKEGESGRKKIAHYTRILTLVLAFGQGLLMSMAANNYRNPNLSAPLFVLLATVSIAAGTMFLLWLGELITEKGIGNGVSVLIFAGIVSRYPTYAVEALVGLTPLEWILLAVVALFIVVAVVAVQISERRINIQYAKRVVGTKVYGGSSTYLPIKVNGGGVMPIIFASAIMTLPSMIAGVTPTSVDDRLFAIGSPLYLILYGLLVFFFTYFYSSVVMDPNEVADNIRNYGGFIPGLRPGKPTVDYITKVMTRVTFIGAIFLVVIALVPYFIRGASGMQQIWIGGTSTLIAVGVALDIVQQMEQHMIVRQYEGFLKKGRLRGRR, from the coding sequence ATGTTCAAAGCCTTTAGGAATGTTTTTAAGATTCCGGAATTGCGTGACAGAGTTATATTCACATTGTTAGCCTTAATTGGATTCAGAATAGGTATATACATTCCCATTCCTGGAATAAATGTTCAGGCTTGGCAAGCAGCTTTGGGAGGAGCAGCTGAAGGAGCTATAGGAGGCTTTATAGGATTTTTTGATGTTTTTGCAGGCGGAGCATTGAGCAATTTATCTATATTTGTTCTCTCCGTGACTCCATATATAACAGCTTCTATAATTTTTCAACTTTTAGCTTCTATAATGCCAAGGTTGAAAGAGATGCTAAAAGAAGGCGAAAGCGGAAGAAAGAAAATAGCACATTATACAAGAATATTAACGCTCGTTTTGGCTTTTGGTCAAGGCTTATTAATGTCTATGGCTGCTAATAACTATAGAAATCCGAATCTTTCAGCACCGCTTTTTGTACTTTTAGCTACTGTTTCTATAGCTGCTGGAACTATGTTTTTGCTTTGGTTAGGAGAATTAATAACCGAAAAAGGGATAGGTAATGGAGTATCGGTGTTAATATTTGCCGGAATAGTATCGAGATATCCAACTTATGCTGTGGAAGCTCTTGTAGGGCTTACACCATTAGAATGGATACTTTTAGCTGTAGTAGCTTTGTTTATTGTTGTAGCTGTAGTAGCCGTACAAATTTCAGAAAGAAGAATAAACATTCAATATGCAAAAAGAGTTGTGGGTACAAAAGTATACGGTGGATCTTCAACTTACTTACCAATTAAAGTTAATGGCGGAGGAGTTATGCCTATAATTTTTGCTTCAGCAATAATGACTCTTCCCAGTATGATTGCTGGAGTCACACCTACTTCAGTTGATGACAGATTGTTTGCTATAGGTTCCCCCTTATACCTTATACTTTATGGTTTGTTAGTATTTTTCTTTACATATTTTTATAGTTCGGTTGTGATGGATCCTAATGAGGTAGCAGATAATATAAGAAATTACGGAGGTTTTATACCGGGATTAAGGCCAGGAAAACCTACAGTTGATTATATAACCAAGGTAATGACTAGAGTAACTTTTATTGGAGCTATTTTTTTGGTTGTAATTGCTTTAGTACCTTATTTTATCAGAGGAGCTTCAGGAATGCAACAAATATGGATAGGTGGTACAAGTACATTAATTGCAGTAGGTGTTGCCTTGGATATAGTACAACAGATGGAACAACATATGATTGTACGGCAATACGAGGGATTTCTTAAGAAAGGAAGACTACGTGGAAGGAGATGA
- a CDS encoding DNA-directed RNA polymerase subunit alpha produces MELLIKPEKFRVVEKKEEKDYNYAKYELFPLEKGYAITIGNALRRVLLSSIPSLAITGLRVPGKLHEYDTIDGIKEDIIEISLNLKKVQLKINDIDKLADIDRPIILTLKKKYKASEIIKSGDIKTPADIEIANPEFVIAHVNKDMEVDFELYAQAGKGFVPAQELDYQSDIEYIFIDGVFSPVLKVNYLTENIRVGRRTDYDKLILEIWTKKNITPTEALKEATETLMEHFDFISKLWMKEGEVEGIDEAIEVSSKMEDEEESKEFEEDIFGLPKELVGTLIDSLDLTKRAKNCLKREKIETIGELLKRGPNDLLKIKNFGRKSLEEVKKELKEKFDIDYDKLYEYERGNSFDEA; encoded by the coding sequence ATGGAATTATTAATCAAACCTGAAAAATTTAGAGTTGTAGAGAAAAAAGAAGAAAAAGATTATAACTATGCAAAATATGAGTTATTTCCTTTAGAAAAAGGTTATGCTATAACTATAGGAAATGCTTTAAGAAGAGTTTTATTGTCTTCTATTCCTTCGTTGGCGATAACGGGTTTAAGAGTACCGGGAAAATTGCATGAATACGATACTATTGATGGAATTAAAGAAGATATTATAGAAATTTCTTTAAATTTAAAGAAAGTACAATTAAAAATAAATGATATAGATAAGTTGGCAGATATAGATCGTCCTATAATATTAACACTGAAGAAAAAATACAAAGCTTCTGAAATAATAAAAAGTGGAGATATAAAAACTCCAGCCGATATAGAAATTGCTAATCCCGAGTTTGTAATTGCTCATGTAAATAAAGATATGGAAGTGGATTTCGAACTTTATGCACAAGCAGGTAAAGGTTTTGTACCAGCTCAAGAGTTGGACTATCAAAGTGATATAGAATATATTTTTATTGACGGAGTATTCAGTCCTGTTCTTAAGGTAAATTATCTAACAGAAAATATTCGTGTTGGAAGAAGAACAGACTACGATAAACTTATACTTGAAATTTGGACGAAGAAAAATATTACTCCTACCGAAGCATTAAAAGAAGCAACAGAAACACTCATGGAACACTTTGATTTTATTTCCAAATTGTGGATGAAAGAGGGAGAAGTTGAAGGTATAGATGAGGCAATAGAAGTCTCTTCAAAAATGGAAGATGAGGAAGAATCAAAAGAATTTGAAGAAGATATATTTGGGTTACCCAAAGAATTAGTTGGGACTTTAATAGATTCGTTAGATTTAACAAAAAGAGCAAAGAATTGTTTGAAAAGAGAGAAAATAGAGACTATAGGAGAACTTTTAAAGAGAGGTCCAAATGATCTATTGAAGATAAAAAATTTTGGTAGAAAGTCTTTGGAAGAAGTGAAAAAAGAATTAAAAGAAAAGTTTGATATAGACTATGATAAACTTTATGAGTACGAAAGGGGGAACTCCTTCGATGAGGCATAG
- the rpsE gene encoding 30S ribosomal protein S5, with amino-acid sequence MPDNQKIKSTDVSNEFEERIIEIRRVSKVTKGGKTISFRVVSVIGNRKGKVGLGVGNAREVPQAIRKSIQNAQKNIIEVPVKNETIPYEIVGRQDSSVVLLLPAGPGTGVIASSAVRAVAELAGINNILTKAMGSTNILNLAKATYNGLKSLKSPKQIAELRDINVKQVFYGAHEGV; translated from the coding sequence ATGCCCGATAATCAAAAGATAAAATCAACGGATGTATCTAATGAGTTTGAAGAAAGAATAATTGAAATAAGAAGGGTTAGTAAAGTTACTAAAGGTGGAAAAACAATTTCTTTTAGGGTAGTTTCTGTTATAGGAAATAGAAAAGGAAAAGTTGGTTTAGGTGTCGGAAATGCTCGAGAAGTTCCCCAAGCTATCAGAAAATCTATCCAAAATGCCCAAAAAAATATAATAGAAGTCCCTGTAAAAAATGAAACTATACCTTATGAAATTGTTGGTAGACAAGATTCTTCTGTTGTATTGTTATTACCTGCGGGACCTGGTACCGGTGTTATTGCTTCTTCTGCGGTTAGAGCAGTAGCTGAATTAGCTGGCATTAATAATATTTTAACAAAAGCCATGGGTTCTACTAATATACTAAATTTAGCGAAAGCTACATATAATGGTCTAAAAAGTTTGAAATCTCCAAAGCAAATAGCTGAATTAAGAGATATCAATGTAAAACAAGTATTTTATGGAGCACATGAGGGGGTTTGA
- a CDS encoding type Z 30S ribosomal protein S14, which translates to MARKAMIEKSKRTPKYKTRVHARCKVCGRPRAVYSEFGLCRICFREMALEGKLPGVKKASW; encoded by the coding sequence ATGGCTAGAAAAGCTATGATAGAAAAATCAAAGAGAACTCCAAAATATAAAACAAGAGTTCATGCAAGATGTAAAGTTTGCGGTAGACCAAGAGCCGTTTATAGCGAATTCGGTCTATGTAGGATTTGTTTTAGGGAAATGGCTCTGGAAGGTAAACTTCCAGGAGTTAAAAAGGCCAGTTGGTAA
- the rplX gene encoding 50S ribosomal protein L24, translated as MNKIKKDDTVIVISGKDKGKRSKVLRVFPKENKILVDNVNVVKKHQRPTQQMREGGIIEQPKPIYISKVMLVCPNCDQKTRVGFKFLEDGTKVRYCKKCGEIIEKA; from the coding sequence ATGAATAAGATAAAAAAAGACGATACAGTTATTGTAATTTCAGGAAAGGATAAAGGAAAAAGGAGCAAAGTTTTAAGGGTTTTTCCAAAAGAAAATAAAATTTTGGTTGATAATGTAAATGTAGTAAAAAAACATCAAAGACCAACTCAACAAATGAGAGAAGGCGGAATTATAGAACAACCAAAGCCTATATACATATCGAAAGTTATGTTAGTATGTCCTAATTGTGATCAAAAAACGAGAGTTGGGTTCAAGTTTTTAGAAGACGGAACAAAAGTTAGGTACTGTAAAAAATGTGGAGAAATAATAGAAAAAGCTTAA
- the rplR gene encoding 50S ribosomal protein L18, whose protein sequence is MIKPIDKKRMRNKRHLRVRRRITGTSDKPRMTIFKSEKHIYAQIIDDTKGHTIVSASTVEKELKEKLTKTWDQNAAYEVGRLIAKRAKEKGINNIVFDRSGYKYHGKVKALAEAAREEGLKF, encoded by the coding sequence TTGATAAAACCAATTGATAAGAAAAGAATGAGAAATAAAAGGCATTTAAGAGTTAGAAGAAGAATAACAGGTACATCTGATAAACCAAGAATGACAATTTTTAAAAGTGAGAAACATATATATGCTCAAATTATTGATGATACAAAAGGACACACAATTGTTTCTGCATCAACTGTTGAAAAAGAATTAAAGGAAAAACTTACAAAAACCTGGGATCAAAATGCTGCTTATGAAGTTGGGAGATTGATCGCTAAAAGAGCGAAAGAAAAAGGTATAAACAATATAGTTTTTGATAGAAGCGGATACAAATATCATGGAAAGGTCAAAGCTCTTGCAGAGGCAGCAAGAGAAGAAGGCTTAAAGTTTTAG
- the rpmJ gene encoding 50S ribosomal protein L36 has translation MKVRASVKKRCESCRIVKRGGRVWVVCSKNPKHKQRQG, from the coding sequence TTGAAAGTCAGAGCTTCAGTCAAAAAAAGATGCGAAAGTTGCAGGATTGTTAAAAGAGGGGGAAGAGTTTGGGTAGTTTGTTCGAAAAACCCAAAACACAAACAAAGACAAGGTTAA
- the rpsM gene encoding 30S ribosomal protein S13 gives MARILGVEIPDNKALFVGLTYIYGIGRKTAFDILKAVNIDPNKKAKDLTDDEISALTHYINENYKIEGDLRQEVNSNIKRLIDIGSYRGRRHKAGLPVRGQKTHSNARTRKGPRLTKIKKK, from the coding sequence ATGGCACGTATTTTAGGAGTCGAAATTCCTGATAATAAAGCATTATTTGTAGGATTGACATATATATACGGAATAGGTAGAAAGACTGCTTTTGATATATTAAAAGCAGTTAATATAGATCCGAATAAAAAAGCTAAAGATTTAACAGACGATGAAATTTCCGCACTCACCCATTATATAAATGAGAATTACAAAATTGAAGGAGATTTGAGGCAAGAAGTTAACAGCAATATAAAAAGATTAATCGATATTGGTTCCTATAGAGGAAGAAGACATAAAGCAGGATTACCAGTGAGAGGTCAAAAAACTCATTCAAATGCAAGAACAAGAAAAGGTCCCAGATTAACAAAGATAAAGAAAAAATAA
- the rplN gene encoding 50S ribosomal protein L14 — MVQLESKVKVADNSGAKLLRVIKVLGGFHKAKGTIGDTVVCSVREAIPHTDIKEGQIVKAVIVRTRKEVRRKDGTYIRFDDNAAVLIDNNKLPIGTRVFGPVAREVREKGYSKIASLAKEVW, encoded by the coding sequence ATGGTGCAATTAGAGAGTAAAGTAAAAGTTGCTGATAATTCTGGAGCGAAACTACTAAGAGTTATAAAAGTCTTAGGAGGATTTCATAAAGCCAAAGGGACCATCGGAGACACTGTTGTATGTTCTGTTAGAGAAGCAATTCCTCATACAGACATTAAAGAAGGTCAAATTGTAAAAGCTGTTATCGTAAGAACTAGAAAAGAAGTCCGAAGAAAAGATGGAACGTATATAAGATTTGATGATAATGCTGCTGTTTTGATAGATAACAATAAACTTCCGATTGGAACAAGGGTTTTTGGTCCTGTTGCACGGGAAGTAAGAGAAAAAGGATATTCAAAAATAGCGTCACTTGCAAAAGAAGTATGGTGA
- the rplE gene encoding 50S ribosomal protein L5, which produces MEKVQFVPLKDKYKEVVIPSMMKEFNYENELQVPRLVKIVVNMGVGEGSRNKAVVEKHAQELTQIVGQKAVITKAKKSVANFKVREGMPIGVKVTLRGWKMYNFLYKLISIVLPKLRDFRGLPADSFDGRGNYTFGLPEQIIFPEIRPDDINRVQGMDVTIVTTAKTDEEARKLLEFFGFPLKKS; this is translated from the coding sequence ATGGAAAAAGTTCAATTTGTTCCCTTAAAAGATAAATATAAAGAAGTTGTTATTCCTTCAATGATGAAGGAATTCAATTACGAAAACGAACTTCAAGTACCAAGATTAGTAAAAATAGTAGTGAATATGGGTGTGGGTGAAGGTTCAAGGAATAAAGCTGTTGTTGAGAAACATGCACAAGAATTAACTCAAATTGTTGGGCAAAAAGCTGTGATAACAAAGGCCAAAAAAAGTGTTGCTAATTTTAAGGTTAGAGAAGGAATGCCTATAGGAGTAAAGGTTACTTTAAGAGGTTGGAAAATGTATAATTTTTTATATAAATTAATAAGTATAGTCTTACCAAAATTAAGAGATTTTAGGGGATTACCTGCGGATTCTTTTGATGGAAGAGGGAATTATACCTTTGGGTTACCTGAACAAATAATATTTCCTGAAATAAGGCCAGATGATATAAATAGAGTTCAGGGTATGGATGTAACAATAGTAACAACTGCTAAAACTGACGAAGAAGCAAGGAAACTTTTAGAATTTTTTGGATTTCCTTTAAAAAAATCGTAA
- the rpsK gene encoding 30S ribosomal protein S11 encodes MAKKGVQQRSKKKKAAPEKAAVHIHSTFNNTIVTLTDLEGRPILWSSGGNVGFKGTKKGTPYAAQMSSDKVAKEALNLGVKRVDVYVSGPGSGRESAIRALQAAGLNVESIKDVTPIPHNGCRPKKKRF; translated from the coding sequence ATGGCAAAAAAGGGAGTTCAACAGAGAAGCAAAAAGAAAAAAGCAGCTCCTGAAAAAGCGGCAGTGCATATACATTCGACTTTTAACAATACCATAGTTACTTTAACAGATTTAGAAGGGAGACCAATTCTGTGGTCCAGCGGCGGTAACGTTGGATTTAAAGGTACCAAGAAGGGGACACCTTACGCTGCTCAAATGTCATCTGATAAAGTTGCAAAAGAAGCTTTAAATTTGGGAGTAAAAAGAGTAGATGTATACGTTAGTGGACCTGGTTCAGGAAGAGAATCAGCTATTAGAGCTTTACAAGCGGCTGGTTTAAATGTAGAAAGTATAAAAGACGTTACACCTATTCCACATAACGGATGTAGACCAAAAAAGAAAAGATTTTAA
- the rpmD gene encoding 50S ribosomal protein L30 — MSNLKIKLVRGRAGKNKRQLATLDALGLTKKDKEVIKPNNPQIQGMVRKVQHLVKVEEIEEN, encoded by the coding sequence ATGTCTAATTTGAAAATAAAGTTAGTGAGAGGTAGAGCAGGGAAAAACAAAAGACAATTAGCTACTCTTGACGCTTTGGGATTAACGAAAAAAGATAAAGAAGTAATAAAGCCAAACAATCCGCAAATTCAAGGTATGGTAAGAAAAGTGCAGCACTTGGTGAAAGTCGAAGAAATCGAAGAAAATTAA
- the rpsD gene encoding 30S ribosomal protein S4, with protein sequence MARYIGPLEKLSRRERINLYLKGKRSYTEKSALRKRNFAPGQHGRQPQKLTQYAVQLRSKQALKRMYGLMERQFRNTFEKAEKSRTAETGELLMQLLERRLDSVVFQMGFAPNRRTARQIVTHGHILVNGKKVNIPSFLIKEGDVVEVKEKSRNIQQVKDGLELVQEGYRNIPSWVNVDLENLKGTFERVPKIEEMDVPVELTNIIELYSK encoded by the coding sequence ATGGCAAGATATATTGGTCCATTAGAAAAATTATCGAGGCGTGAAAGAATTAACCTTTATTTAAAGGGCAAAAGAAGTTATACTGAGAAATCGGCTTTAAGAAAGAGAAATTTTGCCCCCGGTCAACATGGAAGGCAACCACAAAAGTTAACACAATATGCCGTACAATTAAGGTCTAAACAAGCTTTGAAAAGAATGTATGGATTAATGGAAAGACAATTCCGAAATACTTTTGAAAAAGCTGAAAAGAGCAGAACGGCAGAAACTGGAGAACTTTTGATGCAACTTCTTGAAAGAAGATTGGATTCTGTCGTTTTTCAGATGGGTTTTGCTCCAAACAGAAGAACTGCGAGACAAATAGTAACCCATGGACATATTTTAGTTAATGGTAAAAAAGTTAATATTCCTTCTTTTTTAATTAAAGAGGGAGATGTTGTAGAAGTTAAAGAGAAAAGTCGAAATATTCAACAAGTAAAAGATGGTTTAGAGTTAGTCCAAGAGGGTTATAGAAATATACCTTCATGGGTAAATGTCGATTTAGAAAATTTAAAAGGAACATTTGAAAGAGTTCCAAAAATAGAAGAAATGGATGTACCTGTAGAATTAACAAACATAATTGAGCTTTATTCAAAATAA
- the rplO gene encoding 50S ribosomal protein L15 — translation MPLKIEDLKPTPGSRQKSKRLGRGSGSGLGKTSGKGHKGEKARGRGKISKVFEGGQTNIIRRSPKYGFSNATFKKTYSIVNVETLEKYFGENEEITPELLLEKKIIKKLNDGVKILGKGEITKPLVVKANIFSKSAKEKIEAVGGKIEVIE, via the coding sequence ATGCCGCTTAAAATAGAAGATTTAAAACCTACACCAGGCTCAAGACAAAAATCAAAAAGATTAGGTCGAGGAAGTGGTTCTGGATTAGGGAAAACTTCCGGTAAAGGTCACAAAGGAGAAAAAGCAAGAGGTAGAGGAAAAATAAGCAAGGTTTTTGAAGGTGGTCAAACCAATATTATAAGAAGATCTCCTAAATATGGTTTTAGCAACGCTACTTTCAAAAAAACTTATTCTATAGTCAATGTTGAAACTTTAGAAAAGTACTTTGGTGAGAACGAAGAAATAACTCCAGAATTGTTGTTAGAGAAAAAAATAATTAAAAAGTTAAACGATGGAGTTAAAATATTAGGAAAAGGAGAAATAACGAAACCTCTTGTCGTCAAAGCGAATATTTTTTCTAAAAGTGCAAAAGAAAAAATTGAAGCAGTTGGCGGCAAAATAGAGGTGATAGAATAA
- the infA gene encoding translation initiation factor IF-1, whose product MAKKKDVIVMQGNILESLPNATFKVKLDNGHEVLAHISGKMRKNFIKLLPGDRVTVEVSIYDLNRGRIVRREKLNKA is encoded by the coding sequence TTGGCTAAAAAAAAAGATGTTATTGTGATGCAAGGTAATATTTTAGAATCTTTGCCTAATGCTACATTTAAAGTTAAGTTGGATAATGGGCACGAAGTTTTAGCACATATATCAGGAAAGATGAGAAAAAATTTTATAAAATTACTTCCAGGTGATAGAGTAACGGTGGAAGTATCAATTTATGATTTAAATAGAGGAAGAATAGTTAGAAGAGAAAAATTGAATAAAGCTTAA